One region of Chryseobacterium muglaense genomic DNA includes:
- a CDS encoding DUF4279 domain-containing protein yields the protein MTDQQAIELIEKEFKKKTFGVTEQYLEIHSPIYTDNILKVDRVDRDSKNEMIIVYLPVLDERFYFAVYINTKTNEITGIGTEAYHRVYFRATSETLTVDDIKAMTHLTPTEFWDKGDLRSNGKSNHSFNGFKILPNPEPDEFEDKLKKLLDFLEQDKEGIRQIAEKAEASILVTMDIHNANGMIGGHNIDTDDIRRMNDLKLSINFDLYVGGKSFKE from the coding sequence ATGACAGACCAACAAGCCATAGAACTTATAGAAAAAGAATTCAAGAAAAAGACATTTGGAGTGACAGAACAGTACCTTGAAATTCATAGTCCAATCTATACCGACAACATATTGAAAGTTGACCGTGTTGACCGTGACAGTAAGAACGAAATGATTATAGTATACTTACCTGTGCTGGACGAGAGATTTTATTTTGCAGTTTATATTAACACAAAGACAAATGAAATAACTGGAATTGGTACAGAAGCATATCATAGAGTTTACTTTAGAGCGACATCGGAAACTTTAACTGTAGACGACATAAAAGCAATGACACATTTGACGCCAACTGAATTTTGGGACAAAGGAGACTTGAGATCCAATGGAAAATCAAATCATTCGTTTAACGGTTTTAAAATTCTACCTAATCCTGAACCCGATGAGTTTGAAGACAAATTAAAAAAACTACTTGACTTTTTGGAACAAGATAAAGAAGGAATAAGACAAATTGCTGAAAAAGCAGAAGCTTCTATTTTGGTTACTATGGACATTCATAACGCAAATGGAATGATTGGTGGACACAACATTGACACAGACGACATAAGAAGAATGAACGACTTGAAACTGTCAATAAATTTTGATCTTTATGTGGGTGGAAAAAGCTTTAAAGAATAG